Part of the Phycisphaerae bacterium genome, CTGAATCGCCGACTGCCGGACATGCATCGAGACAATCCGGAATGCCGTCGGCATCCGTGTCGGTCAGATCATCGGTGCCCGGGCACTGGTCGCAACCGTCAAACAACCCGTCGCCATCGGCGTCGGCCGGACAGCCAGTCGCATCCACGGAAGCAATCGCACAAGGCGGCGTGCCGCGGCACGCATCCGCATCATTCAGCACGCCGTCGCCATCTTCATCCGTTGTCGAGCAGCCGTCGGCATCCACGGTATCTCCCGCAAACGTGCCGGGGCATACGTCACAACCATCAAAGACGCTATCCGCGTCGCTGTCGATCGGACAGCCGGTTGGCGTAACGGCAGCGCAAGCGGGCGTCGCCGGACACGCATCATCGCAATCCAGAATGCCATCGCCATCGGAATCCACATCCGCAACGCCACAGCCGCACGCGCCGGGGTCGAGTTTCAGCGGATCTGCCGGGCAGCCGTCCTGACAATCCTGCACACCATCGCCGTCGGAATCGCCGACTGCCGGACACGCATCGAGACAATCCGGAATGCCGTCGGCATCCGTGTCGGTCAGATCATCGGTGCCCGGGCACTGGTCGCATCCATCGAACAACCCGTCGCCATCGGCATCGGCCGGACAGCCGTTCGCATCCACGGAAGCAATCGCACAAGGCGGTGTACCGCGGCACGCATCCACATCATTCAGCACGCCGTCGCCATCTTCATCCGCTGTCGAGCAGCCGTCGGCATCCACGGTATCTCCCGCAAACGTGCCGGGGCATACGTCACAACCATCAAAGACGCTATCCGCGTCGCTGTCGATCGGACAGCCTGTCTCGTTGACGACCGCACAGGATGGCGTATTCGGGCAGAGGTCCAGACAGTTGGGGACACCATCGCCGTCGACGTCCACCAACGTCTGAACTTCAAACGCTCCCACGTCCGGAGCGCATCCGACACGTGGAAAACCCCGCTGATCGGTGACCGGCGCGCCGGTCGTGCCGCCGCCGTCAATGAGGATGCTGCTGTTGTTTACCGGCGGCAGCGTGTCGGTCAGGCCCCCGTTGTTGAAGGGGAAAGCGATGAGGATACCCGTGTTCAACTGGGCGGGCACCGTCCCGAACTTATCAGTCGGGTCAGGCGCGAAGTTTGCGCCATCGAGGTGGCCGAAGAGGTTGTGTCCGAGCGACGTCGTCGTGCCGGCGACGGTGCCGACGTGCCCACCGGGATTTCCGCCGGCGGCGTTTGCGGTGAACAGGCTGTTCTTCAAAGTCATCGTGCCGCCGGCCACTGCGATCGCGCCGCCGGAATTCCCGGCGTTGTTGACCACGAAGGTACAGTTGGTCACCTCCGCGGTGTAGTCCGTCGTGCTGAACTGGCGGATCGCGCCGCCGGCCTGACTGGCGAAGTTGTTCACGAAGGTGCAATTGACAATGCGCGCGGTCGGGGTGCCGCCGCCCTGACCATACCAGATACATCCACCGCTGCCGGCGGCCTGATCGGTGGTGAAGGTGACGCGCTCGACGTCCACGCTGCCCGACAGAATGCAGATCGCGCCGCCCTCGTTTGTCACCAGGCACTGATCAAAGTGGCAGTCCCGGACGGTGAGCAGGTTGTCGGAGCCGCTGAACTGCACGCCGCCGCCGCGATCGGAGAAGCCGTTGGCGAGTCGAAGTCCGAAGAGTGTCAGCGAGGCGCCGGCATTGAGGATGCGGCGTGCATTGCCGCCACTGATCGAGACAATCCGGGGGCCCGGACCGTTGATGGAAAGTTCCGAGGTGATGGTGGGCAGATCGCTCGCCAGGGCGATCGTACCGGACACCCCGGCCTGAAACTCGATGACATCTGCGCCGGCCGCGGCGTTCGCATCGAGGATCGCCTGTCGCAGACTACCGGCTCCGGCATCATTGACGTTCGCCACCGTGAAGGTGGCCGCGTGCGCCGCTGTGGTAAACGCCAGCACCGCACTCGCGATCAGGATCCTCGCGCTCGCTCGGCGCGCACAATCCAACACCCGCATTGTCCATCCAGCAGTCGCGTTCATCGAAAGATTCCTTTTGGCTTCGAGGAGCCATCTGACTGAAAGGCACCGGCTGACGTTTGAAACACGCCATTTTGCGTCGGAGTCGACGTCGTCCGCCTGCCGTCCATTCTGGACAGGCCGAAAGGAAA contains:
- a CDS encoding thrombospondin type 3 repeat-containing protein, which codes for MNATAGWTMRVLDCARRASARILIASAVLAFTTAAHAATFTVANVNDAGAGSLRQAILDANAAAGADVIEFQAGVSGTIALASDLPTITSELSINGPGPRIVSISGGNARRILNAGASLTLFGLRLANGFSDRGGGVQFSGSDNLLTVRDCHFDQCLVTNEGGAICILSGSVDVERVTFTTDQAAGSGGCIWYGQGGGTPTARIVNCTFVNNFASQAGGAIRQFSTTDYTAEVTNCTFVVNNAGNSGGAIAVAGGTMTLKNSLFTANAAGGNPGGHVGTVAGTTTSLGHNLFGHLDGANFAPDPTDKFGTVPAQLNTGILIAFPFNNGGLTDTLPPVNNSSILIDGGGTTGAPVTDQRGFPRVGCAPDVGAFEVQTLVDVDGDGVPNCLDLCPNTPSCAVVNETGCPIDSDADSVFDGCDVCPGTFAGDTVDADGCSTADEDGDGVLNDVDACRGTPPCAIASVDANGCPADADGDGLFDGCDQCPGTDDLTDTDADGIPDCLDACPAVGDSDGDGVQDCQDGCPADPLKLDPGACGCGVADVDSDGDGILDCDDACPATPACAAVTPTGCPIDSDADSVFDGCDVCPGTFAGDTVDADGCSTTDEDGDGVLNDADACRGTPPCAIASVDATGCPADADGDGLFDGCDQCPGTDDLTDTDADGIPDCLDACPAVGDSDGDGVQDCQDGCATDPLKLDPGACGCGNADTDTDGDGVADCLDGCPNDPAKLDPGACGCGNADADTDGDGVADCLDGCPNDPAKLDPGACGCGNADTDTDGDGVADCLDGCPNDPAKLDPGACGCGQSDQDTNANGIPDCIDPAEPAPQPNPNQPGLQLFIPLSPLLPGGVACGIGLALPTLAMFAGLLMVGLGCRCRRR